The bacterium region GTCGTCCGTCCGCGCGCCCGTCGGCGCGGCTGAGGCGCCGCGGCGATGTTCCAGGCGCCGGGCTGGCTGCTCTTCGCGATCATCGCCGCGACCCTCGTCGGCGTGGCGGTCGGGAGCTGTCCGCGGCTGCGGATGAACCGCGCGACGATCGCCCTCGCCGGGGGCGCGGCGCTCGTCGTCGGCGGGGGGATCGGCTTCGAGGCGGCGCTGCGCGCGGTCGATCTCGGCACGTTGGCGCTGCTCTTCGCGATGATGATCGTCGCCGCGAACCTGCGTCTCGCGGGGTTCTTCCAGCTCGCCGCGCGCTGGGCGGCGCGGCGCGCGCGGACGCCGCGGCGGCTCCTCGCGCTGGTGATCCTGCTGTCGGGCCTGCTCTCCGCGCTCTTCCTCAACGACACCGTGGTCCTGATGTTCACGCCGTTGGTGCTGGAGCTCTGCGTCGCGCTGGAGCGGCGTCCGGCGCCGTACCTGATCGGTCTCGCCGCGGCGGCGAACATCGGCTCGGCGGCGACGATCACCGGCAACCCGCAGAACATCCTGATCGGCGTCTCGTCGAAGATCCCGTACCTGCGGTTCGCGGCGGCGCTGGCGCCGGTCGCGGCGGTCGGCCTCGTCGCGGCGTGGGGGACGATCGTGCTGCTCTACCGCGCCGAGTTCCGCGGCGGGCCGTTCGCGGCGCGCGCGGAGCTGCGGGCGCGGCCGCTCCGGCCGACGCTCTACAAGTCGCTCGGCGCGACGGCGCTGATGCTCGCGGGATTCGTCGCCGGGGTCCCCACGCCGCTCGCCGCGCTCGCGGCCGCCGCGCTGCTCGTGGTCACGCGGCGCCTCAAGCCGGAGCGGGTCTTCCGCGAGGTGGACTGGTCGCTCTTGGTCTTCTTCGCCGGGCTGTTCGTCGTCACCG contains the following coding sequences:
- a CDS encoding anion transporter: MFQAPGWLLFAIIAATLVGVAVGSCPRLRMNRATIALAGGAALVVGGGIGFEAALRAVDLGTLALLFAMMIVAANLRLAGFFQLAARWAARRARTPRRLLALVILLSGLLSALFLNDTVVLMFTPLVLELCVALERRPAPYLIGLAAAANIGSAATITGNPQNILIGVSSKIPYLRFAAALAPVAAVGLVAAWGTIVLLYRAEFRGGPFAARAELRARPLRPTLYKSLGATALMLAGFVAGVPTPLAALAAAALLVVTRRLKPERVFREVDWSLLVFFAGLFVVTGAIESTGLSARLFAAALPLAESGALPFSAVTAALSNVVSNVPAVMLFRPLVPG